The nucleotide sequence TTCCTTCTTTTTATCATTTGGAAAGATCGCAACAGAAGAATTTTCCACAACAAGTCTGATAATCTTGAGACTCTTAAGGAAAAGGTTAAACCGAACATATTGGTGGTTCAAGTCGTAAtacattttgtttgattttgattaccCTATTTGAAGGCAGAATCCACTTTCTTTTCTCAAAGCCATTGTGtaattgtttgtcttttgaCTTTTTTCCTGTTTGTAGTTGGATTTATTGTAACAGTTACTTTGCAGCTCACTCAAGCACCCCTTATGCTTGAGGAgttgtttgttgttttaatttaatttctcttagtttcttcaatttttcttttggtaatatttgtattagtattattatttaattaaagaagccctatttttattttgaaaaatcttAAGGTGCATTTTGCTTTTCACATggtttttaacttaaaatacaatatttttagttATGACAAGCTTAAAAAAATCTTGTAAGAAAACTAACTTTAAAAATTTTTGGATTTAAAGAAATCGTAAGTAGTTATGTTAAGAATTCCAAGAAGGAAACCTAAACAAATGCATTTAAGTTTTtaccttttatatttttgataagaaaataaatttttatacatatataagaTCGCATTTAGTAACATacctttcaatttattttttaaacaactaCCCccttttgaattaaaaaagtgTCCTGAATatatgtcatatttttattgcggtataattttttaagagtCTAAcgtcaacaattttttttttgaaggaatgtcaaaTTTCATACACActaattaaagagaaaaaaatatttgtaaaaatattttggaataaCTTTTAGTCGATCCTTCTCATTCTCACATGATGATGTTCTTattctctatttatattttttctattgttttatcCCAAAAGAATAAAGGAGAAAATGTTGTTTCaaaaatagttgtataaatattattttttatttttaaatataaatatattttttccttcaaaaaatatatataaatatattttttacaataagaaATTTAAACACACCCCATAAACttatttttagcaaaaaaaaaaaataaaaaagttgaatacTATATACtagaataattaattataataatacgTGTTATGTCGTgtacaataattattttgagaaatgttGGGGACAATTATTAAGAAAGGATTAATGATTATAAATGAATAATAATGAACAGTATAAGTatataccaaaaataaaagtcACAGGATGGCAGCATAGTTAGCTGGCCACACGTTTTTATATTCAtttccattttgattttctgTACTTTCTCTTCTTACTTCATCGATTCCTCCAGAACAAATTCCTCATTATTGGAATTGTTTTTTCtctcctattttttttaacttcacATTCATTTTACCCTCCCAAATTTATTTCAGATTTTTCCTCTATCTCATATTACGCCACAAAATCCTCATACTCACGTATAAATCCACACATTTTGCTTCATAGTACATCACTGTTTTCAGATTTTACAggttcatttttgtttttttctttactttgtaaTACTTTTCCATAAACTTTTTCTTTCCGGCACCGGTCACCGGCCCGGcgatctttgtttttttttggttcacgTGAATActaagattttgattaaaggGTTGTTGGGTTGGATTTTTTCTTCAACCAAACGCCATTGATTCctctaaaaaaggaaaaaaagaaaaagctgAAACAAAGCttttttggttttttcctttgtttttttctttgtttttgtgtttgtatTCGTGTGGATTGGTCGTGTAATGAATAAGTCAGTGTTTTTGTATAAAAAGAGATTTGGGTGGCTAAGATTTCTGTGACAGAATCAAAGATCTACATCTTGTTTTGGTTTCacaaaaaatgatgaagatgaagaacgTGACGAATCATAATGGAGGTTCGGTTCCCGAACCTAGAGGCTTGGAGTGGGAGATGAGACCAGGAGGGATGTTAGTTCAACGCCGAACCTTAGACTCGGATCGAGACTCGGTTCCTCCACCGACAATTAGAATTAAGGTTAAATTTGGTTCCACCTATCATGAAGTCAACATTAGTTCACAAGCAACGTTTGGTACTTGTTACAccccctttttctttttattattatttttattttattactctCTCCGATACTTTTTATatgaaacaaatttattttttaaataattgctatattgaatgaataaatcaTTTACCTGggttatattattaatattcaATGAACCTATATCGAatgattgattattttttattttttattttatgtatttttttcattgattaatgTTTGGTGTTAtaggtgaattgaagaaaatgttAACCGGTCCAACTGGGTTACACCACCAagaccaaaaaatattttataaaaacaagGAGAGGGATTCAAAGGCATTTCTTGACATAGTAGGAGTTAAAGATAAATCAAAGTTAGTGGTGATGGAGGATCCTATTGCTCAAGAGAAGAGGTACTTGGAAATGAGAAAGAATATAAAGATGGAAAGGGCTGCAAAATCTATTTCAGAAATTAGCTTGGAAGTAGATAGGCTTGCAGGGcaggtaattttttattttatttttaggcttAAGTGCTcaattggtcccttaacttaatttcaagtatcaatttggtcccataagtaataaaaagtcCGTTTAGGttccttaactttatttaaagtatcagcttagtcctttctgttaatttaattcaaaaaatgttaagtttagggaccaaactaatactaattaaataagttaagggaccaaactaatactaattaaataagttaagggaccaaaatttaacattttttttaaattaaattaacagaaaggaccaaaccgatactttaaataaagttaagggacctaaacggactttttattacttatgggaccaaaccaATATTTGAAATCAAGTTAAGGGATCAATTGAACATTTAAGccatatttttatgataaggtCGGTGATTGTATTTAATGCTTGAATTGCTTGATTAGGTGTCTGCTCTTGAAACAATAATTAGTAAAGGTGGGAAAGTTGTGGAGACAGATGTGCTTAGTTTGATTGAGAAATTGATGAATCAATTGCTTAAGCTGGATGGTATAGTGGCTGATGGGGATGTTAAATTGCAGAGGAAAATGCAGGTAAGATTTTCAAAACAATCTTTAGtgcactttttttattaaacaaattttgcCTTAGATTTTAGTCCTtgagaaaaaattatgacatCCAATTTGGTTCTTGTGAAAATAACATTTAGTCCCGGAAAAATGGGATAACTTGGTCCCTaatatctaattttatttatgtgtCCCCTTTAGGTCACAAGGGACAAGAACTTTAGTTGTCCCGAGTTTTTGTCTTAGTGAGTTTTTGTCTTAAGAGATCAAATTAGGTATTCACAATTTCTCATTGAGAGTAAAGTGATTTTATTGATAATGTAGTACATTATTGCTTCTAATGGTAGTTAATAATTTTGAAGGTAAAAAGAGTACAAAAGTATGTTGAAACTTTGGATATGTTGAAAATTAAGAATTCTAATGGAGGTCATGTCCCAAAGAAGAAGcctcaacaaaaagtaaaattgCCTCCAATTGATGAGCAACTAGAAGGAATGTCTATTGGGAATCATAAATTACAACCAAGTTTGGAGCAACAGTCACAAAGGAACTCAAACGGGAATTCTCAAGTATTTCAGCAGCTGCAGCACAAACCCTCTACGAATTCTACCTCAGAAGTTGTAGTTACTACAAAATGGGAGACATTTGATTCTCTACCACCATTAATTCCTGTCACTTCAGCATCCTCATCAAGCTCATCCACTAATAATTCAGTTCATCCCAAATTCAAATGGGAACACTTCGAGTAATTAGTGCAGTGTTTATGATTGTGTGGATGTGTTTTGGGTTTGTTTTCCACTTGGAGtgttattatattttgaattatacATTCTTTTCTGTATTTAGATTTGTTTAGCAACCCTTTAGTCTGTCATTTACATCACCAGCAATAAATGGGGTTGCTATGATAGGgattattatcataaaatagtttttcttcttctctctctgtcCTCCAAATACATTTGATATTTTGGactaattttgcttatattttgttacaaaagTGAAGTACTGGTTATCACTTGTTTCGATCTCGAgctatatttttaagatattgTTCAGTTTTGAGTTTTGTACAAAGCTCTTAcggttttgtcatttttaaaaggTGGATATGTCGATAGAGGAGTGTGAGTGTTGTTAATAATAGTAATGCGAGATTTTCGATGTAGCAAAACATAGCTTTCAAGTTGAGGCTAAGGTAAGGGGCTGAAGCTGAAAGGTCTGCAATCCTTAATGTGTGGCTTAGATCCTTGTTCTCCACATAGGGCGCCAATGATTTAAACTAGATAAGTGGTGATTAATTGAATCGAGCAATGGATTACCATGATTGATCTCCATTGAAGGAGGTAATATACTTGTAAACATTTTGAGGCTCAAGTCATTATTTGATTATACAAAGTGAAAGGTTTATCAAAGGAAATGTGTGTACTTTATCTTAAGAGTGTATGTCCTTTTATTAGTGTGAATTATGGTGAATGAGGGTGATCTCATTGAAACTATTGAGTTAGTTGGGTTGCTACTTGCCAGTGTTTTAGAGTGTAACCAATTTGTTTCGTGTTTGACCCAATTTAAAACATTAATATGTGCGCATGTTTGATTCTACCTTTAGCTATAAAacttttaaattgattttaaatccAGAATCAAGGCTACATATAAACTAATTATCAATTTCTCTAaacttctcaatttctctccaatcttcaccaaaatcattttcacgaaTTGCCAGCAAATCAATCGCAtattatcacaagtaagttgtatcaatcattttaatgataatgttagtttatttttaaaaaaaattagagtagtttgcatgtggttagggttgattttaaaattgacaatttgatgattgcatgtgtagtttatgaattgataaatgaatgtagttgttgcctatgttgttaaaatcataatgtggctttgaatggtggcaaatgaacacaatttgaatatgttttatacttttgcacacaaagtgtttgatcaaatgcctcaatgaaaattatattgattatttagttaatttaggttatggaaatgatagaaatgatgttaattatagtttggttaagtgtatattgattttttagttagtttaagttacgagaattatgatggacacaaatgattaaatgtataaaaatgattaagtgtatgttaattattgaatgatgtttaggttattatggaaatgatggacataaa is from Medicago truncatula cultivar Jemalong A17 chromosome 1, MtrunA17r5.0-ANR, whole genome shotgun sequence and encodes:
- the LOC11415092 gene encoding BAG family molecular chaperone regulator 3; protein product: MMKMKNVTNHNGGSVPEPRGLEWEMRPGGMLVQRRTLDSDRDSVPPPTIRIKVKFGSTYHEVNISSQATFGELKKMLTGPTGLHHQDQKIFYKNKERDSKAFLDIVGVKDKSKLVVMEDPIAQEKRYLEMRKNIKMERAAKSISEISLEVDRLAGQVSALETIISKGGKVVETDVLSLIEKLMNQLLKLDGIVADGDVKLQRKMQVKRVQKYVETLDMLKIKNSNGGHVPKKKPQQKVKLPPIDEQLEGMSIGNHKLQPSLEQQSQRNSNGNSQVFQQLQHKPSTNSTSEVVVTTKWETFDSLPPLIPVTSASSSSSSTNNSVHPKFKWEHFE